In one window of Euzebya rosea DNA:
- a CDS encoding DUF2510 domain-containing protein → MTAPGWYPDPVGDYEVRWWDGHAWSSSVGNGGAVFEDPPSEPTLPPQESVMWEADGRRLTTHRLWINDPLNHKRVVELYLWGVAGVEVTRNAGQHQRGTGRIAVEVAYPGYGGPRHYVMKDVYDADLVAAMIGKWANRNRRAHRGY, encoded by the coding sequence GTGACCGCACCAGGTTGGTACCCAGACCCCGTCGGCGACTACGAGGTCCGCTGGTGGGACGGACATGCGTGGTCCTCCAGCGTCGGCAACGGCGGCGCGGTCTTCGAGGATCCCCCGAGCGAACCGACCCTGCCGCCGCAGGAGTCGGTCATGTGGGAAGCCGACGGGCGCCGCCTGACCACCCATCGGCTGTGGATCAACGATCCGCTCAACCACAAGCGCGTCGTCGAGCTGTACCTGTGGGGGGTCGCCGGCGTCGAGGTCACCCGCAACGCCGGCCAGCACCAGCGTGGCACCGGCCGCATCGCCGTGGAGGTGGCCTACCCCGGGTACGGCGGGCCGCGCCACTACGTCATGAAGGACGTGTACGACGCCGACCTGGTCGCCGCGATGATCGGCAAGTGGGCCAACCGCAACCGGCGCGCCCACCGGGGGTACTGA
- a CDS encoding DUF2752 domain-containing protein: protein MQEPPPSTLPRADADTAVGVPRTPGSRRLDRALLLGTGAVGVGVVRLVDPNVPGTYPVCPSLRIFGVFCPLCGGLRSTHALASGDLADAMAKNPMVPLALATLLLVLGVRALRRRFPVAGPGPVGRWAAGHRMMLVWAGLVVFVAFGVLRNVDAFAVLGPR, encoded by the coding sequence ATGCAGGAACCGCCCCCGTCCACGCTGCCCAGGGCCGACGCCGATACGGCGGTCGGGGTCCCGCGCACGCCGGGGTCACGACGCCTGGATCGAGCGCTCCTGCTGGGCACGGGCGCGGTCGGGGTGGGGGTCGTCCGGCTGGTCGACCCGAACGTTCCGGGCACCTATCCCGTCTGTCCGTCGCTGCGGATCTTCGGTGTGTTCTGTCCCCTGTGTGGCGGACTCCGCTCGACCCATGCCCTGGCCTCGGGCGACCTCGCCGACGCGATGGCGAAGAACCCGATGGTGCCGCTGGCGCTGGCGACCCTCCTGCTGGTGCTCGGTGTCCGTGCCCTGCGCCGACGGTTCCCGGTGGCCGGGCCCGGGCCCGTCGGCCGCTGGGCAGCCGGTCATCGGATGATGCTGGTGTGGGCGGGGCTCGTGGTGTTCGTGGCGTTCGGCGTGCTCCGCAACGTCGACGCCTTCGCCGTCCTCGGCCCGCGCTGA
- a CDS encoding TIGR03960 family B12-binding radical SAM protein codes for MSLTQQPVRSVWPDLEPHLLRVRKPARYVGGEDNIVVKVPRDDDTSWLVCYPDTYEVGQPNQGVQILYEVLNEVEGTRAERGFAPWPDMDEIMREEGIPFFSLENHLPARSFDVVAFSLSAEVGYTNLLNCLDLAGIPLRAADRGPDDPIVMIGGHASFNPEPLAPFVDVACAGDGEEFVLEVDNVLKQVRDRAERLDHIADISGAYLPDRYRPDYLEPRDGEPHGRLRGIFPVEKGTANRVPKRTVTDLDEWPYPKKQIVPLTETVHERYAVEIFRGCTRGCRFCQAGMITRPVRERSSATIQKMVAEGLKNSGFEEVGLLSLSSADHAEIRGMCGDLADTYEGTATSLALPSTRVDAFNVELADELVRNGRRTGLTFAPEAGSERMRKVINKMVSEDDMLRTAETAFGNGWRHIKLYFMIGLPTETDDDVIAIADLGLKVLELGKSYGRKNKVTVSVGGFVPKPHTPFQWAAQDSPEEIDRKLGLIKNRVARDRNLNLRYHDPYPGQIEGLLARGDRRVADVVERAWKLGARFDGWDELFDYSTWMQAADEVGVDVGWYCQRERASNEVFPWDQLDSGLEKDWLWQDYRDAVDPQGSSGPSEIDDCRWTPCYDCGVCPSLDLANQTAHAQPSQQHSRRLPILSARPG; via the coding sequence ATGTCCCTGACCCAACAGCCCGTACGCTCCGTGTGGCCCGACCTCGAGCCGCACCTCCTGCGTGTCCGAAAGCCGGCCCGGTACGTGGGCGGCGAGGACAACATCGTGGTGAAGGTGCCCCGGGACGACGACACGTCGTGGCTCGTCTGCTACCCCGACACCTACGAGGTGGGCCAGCCCAACCAGGGCGTCCAGATCCTGTACGAGGTGCTCAACGAGGTCGAGGGGACGCGGGCCGAACGTGGCTTCGCGCCGTGGCCCGACATGGACGAGATCATGCGAGAGGAAGGCATCCCCTTCTTCTCCCTCGAGAACCACCTTCCGGCGCGATCCTTCGACGTCGTGGCGTTCTCGCTCTCCGCAGAGGTCGGCTACACCAACCTCCTGAACTGCCTCGACCTCGCCGGCATCCCCCTGCGGGCGGCCGACCGCGGTCCCGACGACCCGATCGTGATGATCGGCGGGCACGCCTCGTTCAACCCCGAACCGCTGGCGCCCTTCGTGGACGTGGCCTGCGCGGGTGACGGCGAGGAGTTCGTGCTGGAGGTCGACAACGTCCTCAAGCAGGTCCGCGACCGCGCCGAGCGGCTGGACCACATCGCCGACATCTCCGGTGCCTACCTGCCCGATCGCTACCGGCCCGACTACCTCGAGCCACGCGACGGCGAGCCGCACGGCCGGCTGCGCGGCATCTTCCCGGTCGAGAAGGGCACCGCCAACCGCGTGCCCAAGCGCACCGTCACCGACCTCGACGAGTGGCCGTATCCCAAGAAGCAGATCGTGCCGCTGACCGAGACGGTCCACGAGCGCTACGCCGTGGAGATCTTCCGTGGCTGCACGCGCGGCTGCCGCTTCTGCCAGGCCGGCATGATCACCCGCCCCGTTCGCGAGCGCTCGTCGGCGACCATCCAGAAGATGGTCGCCGAGGGGCTCAAGAACTCCGGGTTCGAGGAGGTCGGCCTGCTGTCGCTGTCCTCTGCCGACCACGCCGAGATCCGCGGCATGTGCGGGGACCTCGCCGACACCTACGAGGGCACCGCCACCTCCCTGGCGCTGCCGTCCACGCGTGTCGACGCCTTCAACGTCGAGCTGGCCGACGAGCTGGTTCGCAACGGTCGCCGGACCGGCCTGACGTTCGCACCCGAAGCGGGCAGCGAGCGGATGCGCAAGGTCATCAACAAGATGGTCAGCGAGGACGACATGCTCCGCACCGCGGAGACGGCGTTCGGCAACGGCTGGCGCCACATCAAGCTCTACTTCATGATCGGCCTCCCCACGGAGACCGACGACGACGTCATCGCAATCGCCGACCTGGGCCTGAAGGTCCTGGAGCTCGGCAAGTCCTACGGTCGCAAGAACAAGGTCACCGTCTCCGTCGGTGGGTTCGTGCCCAAGCCCCACACTCCGTTCCAGTGGGCCGCACAGGACTCCCCCGAGGAGATCGACCGCAAGCTGGGTCTGATCAAGAACCGGGTTGCCCGCGACCGGAACCTCAACCTCCGCTACCACGATCCCTATCCGGGCCAGATCGAGGGCCTGCTCGCACGGGGTGACCGCAGGGTCGCCGACGTGGTCGAGCGGGCCTGGAAGCTGGGCGCCCGGTTCGATGGCTGGGACGAGCTGTTCGACTACAGCACCTGGATGCAGGCTGCCGACGAGGTCGGCGTGGACGTCGGCTGGTACTGCCAGCGCGAACGTGCATCCAACGAGGTGTTCCCGTGGGACCAGCTCGACTCGGGGCTCGAGAAGGACTGGTTGTGGCAGGACTATCGCGACGCCGTCGATCCCCAGGGCTCATCGGGCCCATCCGAAATCGACGATTGCCGCTGGACTCCCTGCTACGACTGCGGCGTGTGCCCCTCCCTGGATCT